Within Exiguobacterium sp. BMC-KP, the genomic segment TTTTATGCTTTCCATAGACTCTATCACATAAATTTGCAGAAACATTGCAGAGAGCAGAAAAGTAACACATTGAAAAAAACTATAAAATTCATGGGTGGAAAGACATATTTTTTTCACAATCATTCTTTAAGTTAAAGATAATAATTAATTGAAGGGAATGATCCATGTGAAGAAAAGATGGTTAATCGCAACTATCGGTATCTTTACTCTCATGATTATAGTGGGCGGTTCGTATTTACTTTTTATCCGAGGTACTATGCCAAATAACAAACAGCACATGAAATCTATGATGAATGGAGGGAACACTACTACAAATCAGACTATGATGGAAGGTATGGGACATGGCGCGAGTGTCGATTTAAAATCAACTGAAGAAAAAGAGCGACGATTGAACATCCCTAAGATGCTAAAATCCGATCGTGAAACCAAGAATTCCATTCAATACACGATTGTCGCTAAACAAGGGGAGACACAGTTCTTCCGAGATAGTAAAAAAACTGAAACTCTAGGATATAACGGAAATTATTTAGGTCCTGTAGTGGAATTGAAAAAAGGAAAAATGGTAACAATCCGTACGGTGAATCGCTTATCAGAAGCGACTACATTCCATTGGCACGGTCTTGTTGTACCATCATCCGTAGATGGCGGACCACATCAAGTCGTGAAAGCTGGTGAAACGAAGGTAGTAAAGTTTAAAGTGAAGCAAGATGAATCGACATTGTGGTTTCATCCACATCCAATGGGGAAAACTGCTGAACAAGTATACAAGGGGTTAGCAGGATTGTTGTACGTAAAAGATGAAAAAACTAAAGAGACGATGCTACCTCAAAAATATGGTGAAAATGATATTCCATTAATTCTTCAAGATCGAAAAGTTAAAAACAGGAATGTCCTTGGATATGCTGATGTAGAAAAAACAGATGGGGCTTTAGGCGATACCCTCCTCGTAAACGGTACGATTAATCCATATTTCAACGTAAAATATTCGCAACTTAGAGTCAGATTGATAAATGGCTCCAATGCACGTAACTACGTAGTGAAGCTATCTGACGGTTCATCCTTTAAAAAAATTGCTGATGATGGTGGTTACATCTCAAAACCGAAAAACGTAAAGAAAATTGAATTAAGTCCAGGCGAACGTATAGAGGTATTGGTAGACTTTTCAAAAAGAAAAATTGGTGAGACTGTTTCATTTGAGACGAATGGAGTAAGGGTCGTTAACTTCAAGCTGAAGGATAAACAAGGGACGAACCTAAGTGCATTGGCGCCGAAAAGTGGATATGAAAAGCCGCTAAAGACCTTGTCTACAGTGAATCAAAAGTTAACTCTTTTCGGGATGGGCAAAAATGTTGAAATCAATGGGAAAAAGTTTGATGAGAAGAGAATCGATATTAAAGCGAAACAAGGAGAAACCGAAATTTGGGAGGTCTATAATAAAAAAGACATGATGGGTGGAATGACTCATCCCTTCCACATTCATGGAGTCCAATTCAAAGTATTAGAGCGAAACGGACAGAAACTGGATAATCAAGAAGCAGGTCTAAAAGACACTATCGCTATAAAACCAGATGAACGAGTTAAGATTCAGATGACTTTCAAGGAAAAAGGGGTATTCATGTACCATTGCCATATCCTTGAACATGAAGAGAACGGAATGATGGGTCAGTTGAAAGTGGACTAAAAAATAGGTGAATGTTTTCATCTTTTTTTCACAAACTAAGGAAATAGGCTTTGTGTAAGTCAAAAAAGACGGAAAATGGAGGTATTTTAGAATGAATACTGGACAACAAGAAATCTTAGGTGCCCTACACAACTGTATAGTGACTTGTAATGAATGCTTTGATGCGTGTTTGAGTGAACATCATGTTTCTTCGATGGCAGAGTGTATACGTCTAGACAGAGATTGTTCTGAAATTTGTAGTCTTTTAGTACAAGCTATTTCTCGAAACAGCAGCAATATTGATGTTCTTGCAAGAAGCTGTGTTGAAATTTGTGAAAGATGTGCCGACGAATGTTCGAAACATGATCATGATCATTGTAAAAAGTGCGCTGAGGCCTGTAATGAATGTGCAAAAGTCTGTCGTAAATTAATTGCTTAAAGCGAAGTGTTAAAAATGAAGGAGCATCTATGTCGCCATGCCGAAAAAGGTATGAGCTAAAAAGCTGATGCTCTTTCATTATTTATAAGCACTAAGATACTTAGTTATGAAAAAGTTCATAACCCTTATAGACCAGTAGTATGGTGAGAGAAAATAAGGATACATAGAGGATAACGATCAAACTCTTCATAAACACTTTCATGAAAATCAACTCCATTCTATAGGTTGAATTGATTATATAGAAAGTTCGTGAAATTTATGAGGAAATAGACTAACAATCATTTATTATTAAAAAATTTTAATGTAAGAGGTGGTGACTAGGATGGATAAAATATTAATTGTTGATGATGAAATAAGAATGAGGCAATTATTAAGACTCTATCTAGAACCAATAGGATATGAATGTAGTATGGCGAATGATGGGATCGAAGCTTTAGAGAAAGTGAAAAAAGAAACCTTCGATTTGATTTTATTGGATGTAATGATGCCAATGTACGATGGATTCGAAGTATGTAAGAAAATAACGGATTCTCACCCGGAAGTCCCTATCATCATGATAACGGCTCTAAATGATGCTGAATCCATCGTCAAAGGACTAGATGCTGGAGCTACAGATTATGTCACAAAGCCGTTTAACGGGGACGTACTTTTAGCAAGAGTTCGGTCTGTCATGAGAAGGAAAGCAAAAGAACCCGTTATCTACCACGGACTTACGTTCGATGAGAGCAACAATTTAATTTTACTAGATGGCAAGTCGATTGACTTTACACCAAAAGCACATGCATTACTGCGACTATTCCTTCAACATCCTGGAAGGCTGTTCAACAGACTAGAGCTTTATGAATTCGTTTGGTCTTATACGTCAGAATCGGATCCGAGGACAGTTGATTCTCATATTAAGATGATTAGAGAAAAGTTAAGAGAGTTAGATTACCCGATCGATAGGCATCTGAAAACAATTTGGGGGAGAGGATATCGTTGGAGTGAGAATGAAACGAAATGACACTCTTACTATAGGAGCAAAAGTGTCATCATAAAAATCATAAGGGAGTCGGTGTCGGCTTCGAGTATCCATCTTTATATGAAGAATCGATTGCAGAACGAATATCTTTAACCGATTCTCCGTCCCGTTGCTTCAAAATAGACTTTACAGCAATCTCGAGACAGGTGCTGCATGTCGTTCCGTGACTTGTCCATTTCACCGATCCATTCGTCGCGTTTTCTTCTATAAAGCAATCATAATTATTTTTATGATTGACTGTTTCACCGCAACCGCAATAGCAAGGTATTTTCTCTAGTAGTTTACGATTTTTCCCTACAGCTTGATAAACATTTCGTACATCTTCAGGTTGAGTTTTTAAAAACGTGGGAAGTATCAACGATGATGATGTTTCTTCAATCTTGTCACCGCCCATATGTTTCGCATGATCTACCTCCTTTGAATGATTGGGAGTAGAAGACTTCATCGGGGATTGAGCACAGCCGACCGCAATCAGGGATAGGCTAATAAGACTTACGCTTTTTAAGAGTATGTTAAGTTTCACGATTGGATTCTCCTTAGAGATAATTTTGTAGGTGCATAAAACAAAGCTTTTTAATTGCGTTTTTTGTATTAGCTCATTTGTCTGTTCACGATAGTACCTATTCGTTCATTTGACCATAGTCTTCATCAGTTCAGTTAATTCATGAATTGTCATCAATCATTTGATGTCTACCTCGAACTTGTCCTTTAATTCTTTTTAAAGTTTCAGTACTTGTGATTTTGGCGCTAAATAGTCCTATTCAAACAAATGGTCTCATTTTTTAAAATATATCCTATACTTGTATGATAATTTTTATTTTTTAGTGTGTCAAAATACATTTTATATTTATATATATAAGTTTAACTGGAAGTAAAAACGAGATGTAGCTCTATATAGTCATGATCTCTCTATATACACCATACAGGTATATAGTACGTAAAAGGAGGTTTTCTTATGAATCACCATATCCATCACGAACATACTCATCATGAAGACCAACAAATGAGTGCTTCACATCATGAACATGAAGGAATGATCGGAGACTTCAAGAAAAGATTTCTCGTATCGTTAATGTTGACCATTCCAATCCTGCTACTTTCCAAAATGATTCAAGAATGGTCGGGTATCAACATTAGCTTTCCATATGACGACGTTGTTTTGCTTTTGCTATCCACAATTGTCTACTTCTACGGTGGATGGCCCTTCCTAAAAGGTAGTATTAATGAAATACGCCAAAAAAATCCTGGAATGATGATGTTGATTGCATTAGCGATTAGTGTAGCCTATTTCTATAGTGTCGCTATCATATTCGGTTTCGGACAAGGACATGATTTCTTTTGGGAGTTAGCGACCTTGATCGACATCATGTTATTAGGGCATTGGATTGAAATGAAATCAATCATGGGTGCCTCAAATGCGTTGCAGGAATTAGTAAAGTTACTTCCGAGTGTGGCGCATCGAGTGAAGGATGGGAAGGTTGAAGAGGTGCCGGTCAATGAATTAGAGGCAGGAGATCTCATTCGGATCAAGCCGGGAGAACAGGTACCGGTAGACGGAAAAATCGTCGAAGGAACAACAACGATTGACGAATCAATGCTTACCGGTGAATCACTTCCGGTAGATAAACAGGAGAATGACACCGTGATTGCTGGCTCTATCAATCAAGAAGGTGGTCTGACAGTCGAGACGACAGGTACTGGTGAAGGCACCTACCTTTCAAAAGTCATCGGCTTAGTAAGTGAAGCGCAATCTTCCAAATCACGGACTCAAAACTTAGCTGATCGAGCAGCAAAAATTCTTTTTTATCTCGCGGTGGGAGCAGGTGTTCTGACTTTCGTGATTTGGATTGTACTTGGATATTCGGTTAGTACAGCAATCGAGCGCATGGTAACGGTTATGGTTATCTCTTGTCCACACGCTCTTGGTTTAGCAGCCCCTCTTGTCGTATCCGTTTCTACAGCACTTTCCGCTAAAAGAGGTCTTTTGATTCGAAATCGAACACAATTCGAAGAGGCACGAAAACTAGATGCGGTTATCTTTGATAAGACTGGTACTTTAACGCAAGGTAATTTTGGAGTAACGGATGTGATGGCAAGTACAGGTATAAGTGAGGAAGAAGTATTACGACTCGCAGGAGCCATCGAACAGTCGTCGCAACATCCACTTGCTCGCGGGATCTTGACTGAAGTTCAAAGACGAAAGCTTGATTTACCATCGGTCGCAGGATTTGGATCGATGACAGGCATAGGATTGGAAGGAACAGTCGAAGGAAAGCAAGTCCGCGTCGTTAGTCCGCGATACGTACGGGACAAACAACTCGAAATCGACGAAGTGACATTCGAAGATTTGTCTGAAGAAGGGAAAACGGTCGTCTTTGTCTTAAAGGACACAGAATTAATCGGTATGATCGCCCTTGCCGACCTCGTTCGCGAGGAAGCTAAGAAGACTGTACAGGAATTAAAGGAGAAAGGGATTCAATCCATCATGCTGACTGGGGATAATCAAAAAGTCGCTTCGTGGGTCGCTTCCCAACTTGAGATCGATCAAGTGTACGCAGAAGTATTACCGGATGATAAGTCACGTCAAGTGAGACAGGTGCAAGCAGAAGGAAAAAAAGTAGGGATGGTAGGGGATGGAATTAACGATGCACCAGCTCTCGCACAAGCGGATGTAGGGATTGCGATTGGTAGTGGAACAGATGTAGCTGTAGAAACGGCTGATATTGTCCTTGTCAAAAGTAATCCAAAGGACGTCTTATCTGTCATCGAACTATCGCAAAAAACATATAATAAAATGATTCAGAATCTATGGTGGGCAGCTGGTTACAATATCATCACGATTCCTTTAGCTGCAGGTATTTTAGCACCATACGGCATTATTCTTTCACCAGCGATTGGAGCGGTTTTGATGAGTTTGAGTACGGTCATCGTCGCTATCAATGCGAAAACATTAAGAATTTAATAGAAGTTTGGTGTATTTTACCTTTTTTGTGTATGAACACACCCTATCTCACTTCATGAGTTAGGGTGTGTTCTTTTTTTCAATCAGATAGGATCCCATAGATAAAAGCATGGAACAGAGCGGCCCCGCTCTGTCTGATGGAAAGAGACCGCAAGCCGTCCTGTTTCCGTACTCTAGCTCGCTCCTCGTCGGCGCAAGGGTCATCAAAAAAAGCCGCTGCCGTTCCTTGTCTTCCTCCGCGTTTTGGCTCAAAGCAAAGCTTTTCGCTCGCGGGCTTCGGAAGCCTTCGTCCCGGTGCGCTGTCCGCTTTTTTTGATCTTTCCCTGCGGTCACCCTTGCGCCGTCTCGCGACGCTCGCTGCGTTCCCGTCAACAGGACGGCACCGTGTCGGACTGCATCCCACTCGCGAAAGGAACTTTCCCATGAAACTGACTACACTCGTTGAAATCACTCGTATCCGCCAAGAAGTTCGTGAGCCGGACGTCGCGCTCGAGACGACGCACATCACGTCACCCGAGGACGCGTTCTGTGTCGCCAAACGCTTCATCCAGGACGATGACCGTGAGGTGTTCCTTGTCATCCTACTCAATACGAAGAACCGCGTCATTGCTGTCCATCGGGCACACGTCGGAAGTATCAACTCGAGCGTCGTCCATCCAAGAGAAATCTTTAAGTCCGCCATCCTCAACAATGCGACGTCGCTCATCGTCAGCCATCAGCATCCGAGTGGTGACCCACATCCATCACGGGAGGACATTGAGGTGACCGAACGGCTCGTCGAGGTCGGACGCATCGTCGGTATTCAGTTGCTCGACCATATCATCGTCGGTGCCGGAGAAGAATACGTCAGTTTGAAAGCACAAGGTGTTCTGTAAAGAGGATGATAAGCGTAGACGGACGGGACAACCCCGTCCTGTCCGCGCGCGAGGGCATGGACGAAAAACGACGTCGTTTTTCTTTTGAGAGAGTGCAAGCGAGTAAGGAATGGATTCGTCCCGAATCCAAGTGCATTGAAAGACCCGCAGTGGACGGATCCGCTGCGGGTGAGAAAGTACAGTTGGTCTCTTCTATGTAGAAGGGTGTTATGGAGGATGCAGTAGTGAGACAAGTAGTGGAGTGGATGAAGGTTCGAGGAGAGATAGTTGATTGAAGTGAATCAATCCTCCTGTAGATAGGTAGTGATCTTCTTTCTACTTGATGTACAACATGAGAAGATTTTTCGGGCTCATGCGTGAGGCTGTAGGCTGCACGCAGCAACATCCTCATCGCACCGCTGCCCTCCTGCCGGATCGATAACGAGAGCTGCGACTCGCCTGCGCGAGGCATCTCTACGTTCCTGTTCCTTACGACGGAAGGCACGGAGCGATAAAGAGAATAGAAAACTAGATTTATATTAGTGTATAAAAGTGTACGATACGCCTATTGATTAATGTCTACGGAAACGTGACATGGAATTTTGCAAACAAAGCATGTGTTTTTGATAACGATTTATTTTTTGTATACAGTCTACAAACTACTCAGCTTTTAATCAATATCATTAAATTTCATTGTTTAAAGAGTCGCTTACTTGTTTAAAAATCTTATACGATTGAATCTCTTTTTTACTGTCATGTATATTGGATAAAGCGATGATTTCATCTACTTTATACTTTTCTTGAAACTCGATTACTTCCCGACGAACGGTCTTTGAATCGCCCATAATCGTGTACCCCAATTTATAATGCAAGATTTCTAATTCATACGGAGATAAGGATTCAAGGAAATCTTTCTGTGGCGGAATGAGCTGACTGAGATTATTGGTATAAATATCGATACATACCTGCAGATGGCTAGAGGCAATGAAAGAAGCTTCTTCCATCGAATCAGCGGCAATGATATTGATAGCAGCTAGTACATACGGCTCTTGCAGATATTTCGAAGGTCTGAAATTTTGACGATAGATGTGTAGTGCTTCTTCCATCGTTTCCGGAGAAAATTGCGCACCGAAAGCATATGGTAACCCGAGTCGCGCTGCAATTTTAGCAGATCCAGTAGAGGATCCTAGAATGAACACGGGCACGTGTGTATCAAGTCCTGGATATGCCCGAACCTCACCTTGTTCCTCTTCTGTTCCAACATATCGCAATATCTCTTGAACTTCTTTTTCAAAGAAAAAGACGCCTTTATGATTTGAACGTCGAATCACATCTGCCGTTTGTTGATCAGTTCCTGGAGCACGTCCTAGTGATAAATCAACGCGGTCAGGAAAAAGTGTCTCAAGTGTTCCGAATTGTTCTGCTACGACTAACGGGGAGTGGTTCGGCAACATGACACCTCCGGAACCGACACGAATGCGTTCTGTATGCGTCAATAAATGCTGCACAATCGATACGGTTGCAGCACTGGCATAGGCATCATGATTGTGGTGTTCTGCGATCCAAATACGTTTATATCCCATTGCATCGACAGCTTTTGCTAATGTGACTACAGCATCTATTCCTTCTTTCATGGTTTCTCCTTGTCTTAACGGAGCAATTGATAAAACGGATAGTTCGAATTTTTTCATCATCTCACCTCTATGATTCATCGAGCTCACTGGTGGGCAAGCACGATGAACCCTTTTCTATTATTCAGGGCAGTATTAAAACTGTTAGATATGGTCATAAAGTCAGTATGAGATTGTTTCCCCATCATCAGGAACAAGGACGTTGGATGTGATGCCTTTATCTTTAATGAACGTCTTCAATTCTTTTCTTGAGAGTCCCCAATGGTTGACGGCTTCCATATGACTGACTAAAATTTTAGCTTTTGGAGCGGCTTTGTACACTTGATAGACATCTTCTTTTCCCATGATCAATGGACCACCTTCGAGAAATTGATTTCGACCTCCATTCAAAATGAGTACTTCTGGTTTATACGTATCGATATTTTTTTTCACTTGTGAATACCAAACAGTATCACCCGCTATATATAACGTTTTTTCTTTTGGGTGTTGGAAGACGACTCCCATGACGTTCCCCATAGCCTCTGCCATTTTCCCGTAGCCATGACGACCATTTACTTCGGTCAGTTTGACACCTTTAAAAGTCGTCGCTTTGTCTTCTTTCATGACTTCAATATTAGTAAAACCTGCTTTGCGCGCTAAGTTTGCATCTTTTTCGTCTTGCATGAATAACTTAATATTTTTTGGAAGCTGTTCTTTTGCTGCCTGATCAAAGTGATCCTCATGCGTATGGGTAACGATGACAGCGTCTACGTCATCCATGATCTTATCGACAGAGAACGGTAGATCGACTATTGGATTCCGATCGTCTCTTGCAGCAGGACCGAACGAATCAAATTCACCTTTTTTAGAAAACATAGGATCCACTAAGAATTTTTGTCCTTTATATTCTACTGTTACGGTCGCATTGCGGATTTGTTGGACCACCAGGTCTTCTTTTTTCGGTTGTGTTGCACTCGTCTCATGATTAGACTGTGCATCTTGAGAAGTTCCACAAGCAGTCAAAATACCGCTCAATGTGAGTGTCGTTAATAGTGCTACTTTTTTTAGTTTTGTCATCGTTAAAGATCTCCTTTTCAGATAGCTTGCTTTTGATAGAGAATGTTATATCCTTGCATGAATGTATTTTTATCCTGCTCGTGACGGGATAAAAAAGTTCTTCCCTATTTACTCGCCCTGAGATGTAGTATATGGTCAATATGAAAAATCAAACAAGTATGCACTTTTTTCACACATACTATCAAGGAGGATAGTGTTAATATGAAAATATCCAAAATTAAAGTAGCTGATAATGAGGAAACTTCTTTTGGCTATACACTTTCCATCATCAATGGGAAATGGAAACTGCTGATTATTTACTATTTATCGAACAACAATGCAGTTCGTTATAACGAACTCCAGCGTATGATTGGCAAAATAACTTACAGAACACTTAGTTCGACATTGAAGGAAATGGAAAGTGACGGATTGATTCATCGCAAGGAATATCCGCAAATTCCACCAAAGGTTGAATACAGTCTTACGGAAAAAGGAAAAACTCTCTGGCCAATCATTCAAGAAATGTGTCAATGGGGAGAGCATAATAAAAATACTAAACTGAGATAGTCCGATTTTTAACATAAGTCGGTCGTTAGAATATCACTAACCAAAAATAAAAATGGTTCCAATCATCTTTATTAAATGATTGGAACCATTTTTTCTTGATGTCTTGTTCATTGTCAATTTCTAATTGAGCATTCTTTGAATAGCACTTTTCGGTAATACTTGATAGTAGTCTTTTAAATTTGGTTCATAAGAAGCTCTTCTTATATTTTCAACAGGTCAAATAATCATTTAGACGTTTTGTCGAAAAAGAAAAATAGTTGACAAAGGATTATTTAACGTATAAAGTATAACACGTCAGTTAAGTTCAGTTTACTTAACCAAAAGAAAGGGATGATATTATGCTCGAAGATCAACAAAAAATGCTTAAAGAACTTGCGGTTGTTTTTAGTGAATATTACTTGAATTATCTTATATATAATAAAAACGCAGAAAAGTTTACTGCATTTAATTTAACGACGCAGCAAGACACAATTTTATTTTTTGTAAAAGATAATCCACACATCACAGCAAATGAAATTGCGAAGAAATTCTCGATTTCTAAAAGTGCAGTAAGCCAAGTATTGTCGAAGCTCGAAGCACTAAAATTCATTAAGCGTGAACCTAATCCAACTAACCATCGCGAGTTTTTTATCGCATTAGCAGAAGAAGGTCTCGCTTATCAGGCATTAAGTGAAGAAGCAGATAATGATTTTATGATGAAACACTTCGCTGACATCGATTTAGTACAATTACAAAATGTTTTACAAACTATGAAGAAAGTGAATGCATCCATTTTATCATCCGACGAGTAGGATCATGAATTGTTTGACAATCAAATAGAGGACATTAATTATGAATCGAAAAGAGAAAGTATCTATTGCACTTGCATTATCTAGTTTATTTATTGCGTTTGTCGGGATGGGACTTGCCGCCCCAGTTATGCCCTCCATTGCGAAGGATCTGAGTTTAAGTGGTGCCGTTGTCGGTTATTTGTTTGCTGCTATGGCTCTTACGCAATTTATGGCTTCCCCTTTTACAGGAGTTTGGGTCGATTCAATCGGTCGTAAAAAAATGATAATTATCGGTCTTTTGTTATTTTCATTCTCAGAATTGTTGTTTGGTCTCTCAAATGAAATATGGCTATTATTCGTAAGCCGTTTGCTTGGAGGAGTAGGCGCCGCTTTTATTATGCCAGCTGTTATTACGTATATTGCTGATAAAACAACTCTAGAAGATCGTGCAAAAGTGTTAGGCTATCAATCGGCTGCGATCAGCTTAGGATTTATAATCGGACCAGGAATTGGTGGATTTATTGCAGAGTTTGGGATACGCGCGCCGTTCTTCTTTGCTGCTTTCATATCATTGCTGACTGCGATTGTTATTTTCATCGTATTAGAAGATTCGATTTCAAAAGAGCAGCTACAAAAAAATCGTGTATCATTGGAACAACCAGCGTTTATACAAGAGTTCAAGAAATCCTTGCAACCACAGTACTTCACACCACTGCTAGTCGTTTTCGTGCTAGAGTTTGGACTAGCAGTTTATGAAATGATGTTTAGCTTATTTGTAGACGAAAAGCTTGGCTTCACTGTCCGTGATATTTCTGTCATTATTACAGTCGGCTCAATCGCTGGTGTTGCCGCTCAAATCTTATTCTTTGATAGATTGGTCAATCTACTTGGTGAACGAATGCTGGTTAACCTTACCTTATTATCTTCCGCTATTTTCATCTTTATTTCGATTTTAATAGACGGTTACTGGATGATGATTGTCATTACAAGTATTGTATTCTTTTCGGGTGATATTTTGCGACCTGCTGTGACAACCTTATTATCAAAAATTGCGGGAGAAAATCAGGGATATGTTGCGGGGATGAACTCGGCATATACTAGCTTAGGTATCATAATAGGACCGATTATTGGTGGTATTTTGTTTGATATCAACATCAATATGCCATATGTGTTTGCCGCCTTTGTACTGTTTATCGCATTTGTGATTGCGAGTACAAAATTAAAGCAACCTCACTTCATTTGAAACTTCTTAAAATTCGCGATCTTATTAGATGGCGAATTTTTTATTTTGTATTCAAATTACTGAACGCAATCTTTCATCATGTAGCAGTCCTCAAATTCCTTTTAAAGTGGAATAGGTTCTTATCGAGAGAAGAACACTTTGATCCATCAAAAGATATAGGTATACAGGTAAAAAGTAATCAATCGAAATCGTTAAATGCCATGTCATCATATTTAGGCCTCTATACCAATGGCGTATGAATAGGAAAGAGTGACAAAAGGCTAAGATTCTTAAATAATCAAGAATCTTAGCCTTTTTGTGGAATGAAATGATTTTTCCGAGATTTTTAACGGTTTCTAGGACTCTATACAGACAATTATGGAGTTTATACGTCTTTCATTGGGGAGAGGCGCCGCTTGATTTCATTTATTGAGAGGTACAGGGTGTAATTTCCATGTTCAAGAATTGAATTTAAAAGGAGATTTAATTGTTCTTGAGAAGTAACTTTTATTTTCAAGTGATAACATCCTTCTCCAGATACACGATGTACTTCCATGACTTCGTGGCACTCATTCAGAAAGTGAATAAAAGCTTCATGATTAGACGTTTTCATATAAATGATGACGAAA encodes:
- a CDS encoding Lrp/AsnC family transcriptional regulator, encoding MELSNIDYQILNILSKNSRIQWKDLGKQIHMTGQAVGNRIKKLEDQGIIQSYSLIIDELKLGFSYTAFVIIYMKTSNHEAFIHFLNECHEVMEVHRVSGEGCYHLKIKVTSQEQLNLLLNSILEHGNYTLYLSINEIKRRLSPMKDV
- a CDS encoding MFS transporter; amino-acid sequence: MNRKEKVSIALALSSLFIAFVGMGLAAPVMPSIAKDLSLSGAVVGYLFAAMALTQFMASPFTGVWVDSIGRKKMIIIGLLLFSFSELLFGLSNEIWLLFVSRLLGGVGAAFIMPAVITYIADKTTLEDRAKVLGYQSAAISLGFIIGPGIGGFIAEFGIRAPFFFAAFISLLTAIVIFIVLEDSISKEQLQKNRVSLEQPAFIQEFKKSLQPQYFTPLLVVFVLEFGLAVYEMMFSLFVDEKLGFTVRDISVIITVGSIAGVAAQILFFDRLVNLLGERMLVNLTLLSSAIFIFISILIDGYWMMIVITSIVFFSGDILRPAVTTLLSKIAGENQGYVAGMNSAYTSLGIIIGPIIGGILFDININMPYVFAAFVLFIAFVIASTKLKQPHFI